A stretch of the Agromyces larvae genome encodes the following:
- a CDS encoding NUDIX hydrolase has protein sequence MRGSSGDAWVEGPDGTRYWGRFGAAGLLAVTSGREVLLQHRAEWSHYGGTWGIPGGARHEHETAIGAAIREANEEAGVPAELVEVRFSTVLDLGFWSYTTVVADVVRRFDPVAGDAESIELRWTPADEVALLPLHPRFAEAWPALRERI, from the coding sequence ATGCGCGGTTCGAGCGGCGACGCCTGGGTGGAAGGTCCCGACGGCACCAGGTACTGGGGTCGGTTCGGAGCGGCGGGCCTGCTCGCGGTGACGTCCGGCCGCGAGGTCCTGCTGCAGCATCGCGCCGAGTGGAGCCACTACGGCGGGACGTGGGGGATCCCGGGCGGCGCGCGCCACGAGCACGAGACCGCGATCGGCGCCGCGATCCGCGAGGCGAACGAAGAGGCCGGCGTGCCGGCGGAGCTCGTCGAGGTGCGCTTCAGCACCGTGCTCGACCTCGGCTTCTGGAGCTACACCACCGTCGTCGCCGACGTCGTCCGGCGATTCGACCCGGTGGCGGGCGACGCCGAGAGCATCGAGCTGCGCTGGACCCCGGCCGACGAGGTCGCGCTGCTGCCGCTGCATCCGCGCTTCGCCGAAGCCTGGCCCGCGCTGCGCGAGCGGATCTGA
- a CDS encoding CDP-alcohol phosphatidyltransferase family protein: MAATGTGDADRRVWTIPNVLSMLRLALVPVFLVYLVLGDYVAALVVLVAASLSDLLDGFLARRLNQITRLGQLLDPAADRLYIFAALVGLAAGGLVPWWIVVVVVARDVFLVVLGIVLANHGYGPLPVHQLGKVATFALFFGLPVIMLGLAVPALEPVTEPVGWAITLWGAFLYWWAGVIYAIETARVIRIAPVAPDV, from the coding sequence GTGGCTGCGACCGGGACCGGGGACGCCGACCGGAGGGTCTGGACGATCCCCAACGTGCTCAGCATGCTGCGCCTCGCTCTCGTCCCCGTGTTCCTCGTGTATCTCGTGCTCGGCGACTACGTCGCCGCGCTCGTCGTCCTCGTCGCGGCGAGCCTCAGCGATCTGCTCGACGGGTTCCTCGCCCGCCGGCTGAACCAGATCACGCGTCTCGGGCAGCTGCTCGATCCCGCAGCCGACCGGCTGTACATCTTCGCCGCACTCGTCGGCCTCGCCGCCGGCGGCCTCGTGCCGTGGTGGATCGTGGTCGTCGTCGTGGCGCGCGACGTCTTCCTCGTGGTGCTCGGCATCGTGCTGGCCAATCACGGGTACGGTCCGCTGCCGGTGCACCAGCTCGGCAAGGTGGCGACGTTCGCCCTCTTCTTCGGATTGCCGGTGATCATGCTCGGACTCGCGGTGCCCGCGCTCGAACCGGTGACCGAACCGGTCGGCTGGGCGATCACCCTCTGGGGCGCGTTCCTCTACTGGTGGGCCGGGGTGATCTACGCGATCGAGACCGCCCGAGTCATCCGTATTGCACCTGTGGCACCCGACGTGTGA
- a CDS encoding NAD(P)H-hydrate epimerase yields the protein MVAGYSAEQVRTAEAPHLAAGEPLMRRAASALAAAIRRERAAAPRSEGPVLLLVGPGDNGGDALFAGAELAADGIEVLVAPVATRRHAAGEAAARMAGARFVGDDGADAAAIAATAAAAAVVVDGILGTGTTTGTAASPALRGAARDIVLAVRARLEASDRSNRAIVIAVDLPSGVHPDDGTVPDPAVLHADLTVTFGAVKAGTLLEPAAAYAGRLELVDLGLGAELSTMTPLVERA from the coding sequence GTGGTCGCGGGCTACTCCGCCGAGCAGGTGCGCACGGCCGAGGCGCCGCACCTCGCCGCGGGCGAGCCGTTGATGCGGCGGGCGGCGTCGGCCCTGGCGGCGGCGATCCGCCGCGAGCGGGCGGCGGCACCGCGCAGCGAGGGGCCGGTGCTCCTGCTCGTCGGGCCCGGCGACAACGGAGGGGACGCGCTGTTCGCGGGCGCCGAGCTCGCCGCCGACGGCATCGAGGTGCTCGTCGCACCCGTCGCGACGCGGCGCCACGCGGCCGGCGAGGCGGCGGCGCGCATGGCAGGCGCACGGTTCGTCGGCGACGACGGCGCGGATGCCGCGGCGATCGCTGCGACGGCCGCCGCCGCCGCGGTCGTCGTGGACGGGATCCTCGGCACCGGGACGACGACCGGGACGGCCGCGTCCCCCGCGCTGCGCGGCGCCGCGCGCGACATCGTGCTCGCGGTACGGGCCCGGCTCGAGGCATCCGACCGATCGAACCGGGCGATCGTGATCGCGGTCGACCTGCCGAGCGGCGTCCACCCCGATGACGGCACGGTGCCCGACCCCGCCGTGCTGCACGCCGACCTCACCGTGACGTTCGGTGCCGTGAAGGCCGGAACGCTGCTCGAGCCGGCCGCGGCGTACGCGGGCCGGCTCGAGCTGGTCGATCTCGGGCTCGGAGCCGAGCTGTCGACGATGACCCCGCTCGTCGAGCGGGCGTGA
- the ftsR gene encoding transcriptional regulator FtsR: MGQVLAGLQPEFPELTPSKLRFLEEQGLVSPSRTPAGYRKFSPDDLERIRFVLSMQRDHYLPLKVIRAHLEAIDEGRTPALPGATAAPPRPASTRLRRDDLLAAAGAPATLLDEAVSAGLIAPAEVYGDDAVAALRALSALRAAGIEPRHLRSLRVAAEREASLVERAVAPARRPDPAGQARVAERALELARHLETVHRQVVRQAVSKIVR; this comes from the coding sequence ATCGGCCAAGTGCTGGCCGGACTCCAGCCCGAGTTCCCCGAACTCACGCCGTCGAAGCTGCGCTTCCTCGAAGAGCAGGGCCTCGTCTCGCCCTCCCGCACGCCCGCCGGGTACCGCAAGTTCTCGCCCGACGACCTCGAACGGATCCGGTTCGTGCTGTCGATGCAGCGCGACCACTACCTGCCGCTCAAGGTGATCCGCGCCCACCTCGAGGCGATCGACGAGGGGCGCACGCCCGCGCTGCCCGGCGCGACGGCCGCCCCGCCCCGGCCGGCGTCGACCAGGCTGCGTCGTGACGACCTGCTGGCCGCGGCCGGCGCGCCGGCGACCCTGCTCGACGAAGCGGTGTCCGCCGGACTCATCGCCCCCGCCGAGGTCTACGGCGACGACGCGGTGGCCGCGCTGCGCGCGCTGTCGGCACTGCGGGCCGCCGGCATCGAGCCGAGGCACCTGCGAAGCCTCCGCGTCGCGGCCGAGCGCGAGGCGTCGCTCGTCGAACGCGCCGTCGCACCCGCCCGTCGCCCCGATCCGGCAGGTCAGGCCCGGGTCGCCGAGCGCGCCCTCGAACTCGCCCGCCATCTCGAGACGGTGCACCGCCAGGTCGTGCGGCAGGCCGTGTCGAAGATCGTCAGATGA
- the ligD gene encoding non-homologous end-joining DNA ligase, with translation MAADAVTMTVPGPHGDREVRLSSPGRVLWPEVGITKRELAEYLVAVGEPFVEANGDRPVSLQRFPGGVDGEQFFSKNPPKGAPEWVRAVPVTYPSGRSHPQLVIDEPAGAVWAAQMNTVVFHPWASRAEASDLPDQLRIDLDPQPGTGYAEAIEPALALRDLLVEVGLTPFAKTSGNRGIHVFAPIAAEHEFLDVRHAVIAVARELERRMPDRVTTAWWKEERGERVFVDFNQANRDRTMAGAYSPRALPWASVSCPLEWGEVPDADPRDFTVRTVPARLAERGDPWAGMHAQAGRIDTLLDWWRRDLDDGLGELPFPPDFPKMPGEPPRVQPSRKNAANWDDEGQPTSPST, from the coding sequence ATGGCTGCCGACGCAGTGACGATGACGGTCCCCGGCCCGCACGGCGACCGGGAGGTGCGCCTGTCGAGCCCCGGTCGAGTCCTCTGGCCCGAGGTCGGCATCACCAAGCGCGAGCTCGCCGAGTACCTGGTCGCGGTGGGCGAGCCGTTCGTCGAGGCGAACGGCGACCGCCCGGTGTCGCTGCAGCGGTTCCCGGGCGGGGTCGACGGCGAGCAGTTCTTCTCGAAGAACCCGCCGAAGGGCGCGCCCGAGTGGGTGCGGGCCGTGCCGGTGACGTATCCGAGCGGGCGGTCGCATCCGCAGCTCGTGATCGACGAACCCGCGGGCGCGGTGTGGGCGGCGCAGATGAACACCGTGGTGTTCCATCCGTGGGCGTCGCGGGCCGAGGCATCCGATCTGCCCGACCAGCTGCGCATCGATCTCGACCCGCAACCCGGCACCGGCTACGCCGAGGCGATCGAACCGGCGCTGGCGCTGCGCGACCTGCTAGTCGAGGTCGGGCTCACCCCGTTCGCGAAGACCTCGGGCAACCGGGGCATCCACGTGTTCGCCCCGATCGCGGCAGAGCACGAGTTCCTCGACGTGCGGCACGCCGTGATCGCGGTGGCCCGCGAGCTGGAGCGGCGCATGCCCGACCGTGTGACGACCGCCTGGTGGAAGGAGGAGCGCGGCGAGCGGGTGTTCGTCGACTTCAATCAGGCGAACCGCGACCGCACCATGGCGGGCGCCTACAGCCCGCGGGCGCTGCCGTGGGCGAGCGTGTCGTGTCCGCTCGAGTGGGGCGAGGTGCCCGACGCCGACCCGCGCGACTTCACCGTCCGCACCGTGCCCGCCCGCCTCGCCGAGCGGGGCGACCCGTGGGCCGGGATGCACGCGCAGGCGGGGCGCATCGACACGCTGCTCGACTGGTGGCGGCGCGACCTCGACGACGGCCTGGGCGAGCTGCCGTTCCCGCCCGACTTCCCGAAGATGCCGGGCGAGCCGCCGAGGGTGCAGCCCTCCCGCAAGAACGCCGCCAACTGGGACGACGAGGGTCAGCCGACGTCGCCGTCGACGTAA
- a CDS encoding YchJ family protein: MPPSAESSRPATGFPADDARCPCGSGDVFGACCAPFLRGAAAPTAVQLMRSRYTAYAVGDAAYLVETWHPTTRPATIELDPALEWRRLAILGTDRGGPFDDRGTVEFDAAWREGEARGRLHEVSRFVRDEGRWRYVDGDVG, translated from the coding sequence GTGCCGCCCTCCGCCGAATCGTCCCGACCCGCCACCGGCTTCCCCGCCGACGACGCGCGATGCCCCTGCGGGTCGGGCGACGTGTTCGGCGCCTGCTGCGCCCCGTTCCTGCGCGGGGCGGCCGCGCCGACGGCCGTGCAGCTCATGCGGTCGCGGTACACCGCGTACGCCGTCGGCGACGCCGCCTACCTCGTGGAGACGTGGCATCCGACCACCCGCCCGGCGACGATCGAACTCGACCCGGCGCTCGAATGGCGACGGCTCGCGATCCTCGGCACCGACCGCGGCGGCCCGTTCGACGACCGCGGCACCGTCGAGTTCGACGCGGCATGGCGCGAGGGCGAGGCACGCGGGCGGCTGCACGAGGTGAGCCGCTTCGTGCGCGACGAGGGACGGTGGCGTTACGTCGACGGCGACGTCGGCTGA
- a CDS encoding ParA family protein gives MHVLSVSSLKGGVGKTTVTLGLASAAFARGVRTLVVDLDPQSDVSTGMDIQVAGHLNVADVLASPKERIVRSAIAPSGWARQNPQSTIDVMIGSPSAINFDGPHPSIRDIWKLEEALANVESDYELVLIDCAPSLNALTRTAWAASDRVAVVTEPGLFSVAAADRALRAIEEIRRGLSPRLQPLGIIVNRARVQSLEHQFRIKELRDMFGPLVLSPQLPERTSLQQAQGAAKPLHMWPGESAEEMSAHFDQLLERVLRTARIGEFAHQPLTGPTPLPLQSGAH, from the coding sequence GTGCACGTTCTCTCGGTCAGTTCTCTGAAGGGCGGGGTCGGCAAGACCACCGTCACCCTCGGACTGGCGTCCGCAGCCTTCGCACGCGGGGTGCGAACGCTCGTCGTCGACCTCGATCCGCAGTCGGACGTCTCGACCGGCATGGACATCCAAGTGGCCGGCCACCTCAACGTGGCCGACGTCCTGGCATCGCCGAAGGAGCGCATCGTGCGCTCGGCGATCGCGCCGAGCGGTTGGGCGAGACAGAACCCGCAGTCGACGATCGACGTCATGATCGGCAGCCCCTCGGCGATCAACTTCGACGGGCCGCATCCGTCGATCCGCGACATCTGGAAGCTCGAAGAGGCCCTCGCCAACGTCGAGAGCGATTACGAGCTCGTGCTCATCGACTGCGCTCCCTCGTTGAACGCGCTCACCCGCACCGCGTGGGCGGCGAGCGACCGGGTCGCCGTGGTCACCGAGCCCGGCCTGTTCTCGGTGGCCGCCGCCGACCGCGCGCTCCGCGCGATCGAGGAGATCCGTCGCGGCCTCTCCCCCCGCTTGCAGCCGCTCGGCATCATCGTGAACCGTGCCCGCGTCCAGTCGCTCGAGCACCAGTTCCGCATCAAGGAGCTGCGCGACATGTTCGGCCCGCTCGTGCTCTCCCCGCAGCTGCCCGAGCGCACCTCGTTGCAGCAGGCCCAGGGTGCGGCGAAGCCTCTGCACATGTGGCCGGGCGAGAGCGCCGAAGAGATGTCGGCGCACTTCGACCAGTTGCTCGAGCGGGTGCTGCGCACGGCTCGCATCGGCGAGTTCGCCCACCAGCCGCTCACCGGTCCGACGCCGCTGCCGCTGCAGTCGGGCGCGCACTGA
- a CDS encoding FHA domain-containing protein, translating to MPTGDLSRSDDTTIGFSREAAAALSAVDADITAEEQEAIAALPSGSALLIVRRGPNTGARFLLDTDVTTVGRHPDADIFLDDVTVSRKHAEFVRHRTAFEVKDLSSLNGTYYDGVRIETALLTDGAEVQIGKYRLTFYASRRDLAPSTGG from the coding sequence ATGCCGACCGGCGATCTCAGCCGGTCCGACGACACGACCATCGGCTTCAGCCGCGAGGCCGCTGCCGCGCTGAGCGCCGTCGACGCCGACATCACCGCGGAGGAGCAGGAGGCGATCGCCGCGCTGCCCTCGGGGTCGGCCCTGCTCATCGTGCGCCGCGGGCCCAACACCGGCGCCCGGTTCCTCCTCGACACCGACGTCACCACCGTCGGTCGGCACCCCGACGCCGACATCTTCCTCGACGACGTGACCGTCTCGCGCAAGCACGCCGAGTTCGTCCGACACCGCACGGCGTTCGAGGTCAAAGACCTGAGCTCGCTGAACGGCACCTACTACGACGGGGTGCGCATCGAGACCGCGCTGCTCACCGACGGCGCCGAGGTGCAGATCGGCAAGTACCGGCTCACGTTCTACGCATCCCGCCGCGACCTCGCGCCGTCGACGGGCGGGTGA
- a CDS encoding GNAT family N-acetyltransferase: MEKQFAHEPDAHRYVLLVDGRIASVLDYRVLGESVSFHRTFTNPPYRGAGLAGELVAFAVDDVERTTKLRIVPSCWYVGEWFDRHPDRARLLDPRVA, translated from the coding sequence GTGGAGAAGCAGTTCGCTCACGAGCCCGACGCCCACCGCTACGTGCTGCTGGTCGACGGGCGCATCGCGAGCGTGCTCGACTACCGGGTGCTCGGCGAGTCGGTGTCGTTCCATCGCACGTTCACGAACCCGCCCTACCGGGGCGCGGGGCTCGCGGGCGAGCTCGTCGCGTTCGCGGTGGACGACGTCGAACGCACGACGAAGCTGAGGATCGTGCCGAGCTGCTGGTACGTCGGCGAATGGTTCGATCGGCATCCCGATCGGGCGCGTCTGCTCGACCCCCGGGTGGCCTGA
- a CDS encoding MerR family transcriptional regulator has translation MTELDRSERTRYDLGVLFTDGLPEYDDGTGYRGAVAAKAAGISYRQLDYWARTELVEPTIRSAAGSGTQRLYGFRDILVLKLVKRLLDTGISLQQIRTAVTQLREAGVEDLAQTTLMSDGASVYLCTSDDEVIDLVNRGQGVFGIAVGKVLREVESTLIELDTQAADPVDELAMRRTAKSRKIS, from the coding sequence ATGACTGAGCTCGATCGGAGCGAGCGCACGCGCTACGACCTCGGCGTGCTCTTCACCGACGGCCTGCCCGAGTACGACGACGGCACCGGGTATCGCGGCGCCGTCGCGGCGAAGGCCGCCGGCATCAGCTATCGGCAGCTCGACTACTGGGCGCGCACCGAACTCGTCGAGCCGACCATCCGCAGTGCCGCGGGGTCGGGCACGCAACGGCTGTACGGATTCCGCGACATCCTCGTGCTGAAGCTCGTGAAGCGCCTGCTCGACACGGGCATCTCGTTGCAGCAGATCCGCACCGCGGTCACGCAGCTGCGCGAAGCGGGCGTCGAAGACCTCGCCCAGACCACGCTCATGAGCGACGGCGCCAGCGTCTACCTCTGCACCAGCGACGACGAGGTGATCGATCTCGTGAACCGCGGTCAGGGGGTGTTCGGCATCGCCGTCGGCAAGGTGCTGCGCGAGGTCGAGTCCACGCTCATCGAGCTCGACACCCAGGCGGCCGACCCGGTCGACGAGCTCGCGATGCGTCGCACCGCGAAGTCGCGCAAGATCTCCTGA
- a CDS encoding RNA-binding S4 domain-containing protein — MTGDEASARIDAWLWAVRQFKTRSAATAACRAGHVRVNGERAKAAQPVRPGDEVRVRVHGVDRRLIVRRTIVKRVSATLAATALEDLTPAPPPREEAPAAVIRDRGAGRPTKRERRELERLRRR, encoded by the coding sequence ATGACCGGCGACGAGGCATCCGCCCGCATCGACGCGTGGCTCTGGGCGGTGCGCCAGTTCAAGACCCGTTCCGCCGCGACGGCGGCCTGCCGCGCGGGGCATGTGCGCGTGAACGGCGAGCGGGCGAAGGCGGCGCAGCCGGTTCGACCCGGCGACGAGGTCCGCGTGCGCGTGCACGGCGTCGATCGGCGGCTCATCGTGCGCCGCACGATCGTGAAGCGCGTGTCCGCGACGCTGGCCGCCACCGCGCTCGAGGACCTGACGCCGGCACCGCCGCCGCGTGAGGAGGCGCCGGCCGCGGTCATCCGCGACCGGGGTGCGGGCCGGCCGACCAAGCGCGAGCGACGCGAGCTCGAGCGACTGCGCCGGCGCTGA
- a CDS encoding DUF1295 domain-containing protein codes for MDPLIACLVLCAAITAATWLLSVITQEYSWVDRIWSIAPIAYVWIFAAAAQFAPRLVLMALLVTLWGIRLTFNFQRKGGYRPGGEDYRWKILQGRMPGWAYQVFNLLFISIYQNALILAFCLPAATAATSGAPIGGWDVLLAAVFLAFLAGETIADQQQWNFHRWKAAERAAGRTPEPGFLQTGLFRYSRHPNFFFEQAQWWVFYGFAIAATGVWLHWTIAGAALLTLLFIGSTLFTESISRSRHPGYDDYRRRTSMLVPWFPARERSAIETPS; via the coding sequence ATGGACCCCCTCATCGCGTGTCTGGTGCTGTGCGCGGCGATCACCGCGGCGACGTGGCTGCTGTCGGTCATCACCCAGGAGTACTCCTGGGTCGACCGCATCTGGTCGATCGCTCCCATCGCCTACGTGTGGATCTTCGCCGCGGCGGCGCAGTTCGCGCCCCGGCTCGTGCTGATGGCGCTGCTCGTGACGCTCTGGGGCATCCGGCTCACCTTCAATTTCCAGCGCAAGGGCGGCTACCGGCCGGGCGGCGAGGACTACCGCTGGAAGATCCTGCAGGGCCGGATGCCGGGCTGGGCCTACCAGGTGTTCAACCTGCTGTTCATCTCGATCTACCAGAACGCGCTGATCCTGGCGTTCTGCCTGCCCGCCGCGACCGCGGCGACGTCCGGCGCGCCGATCGGCGGATGGGATGTGCTGCTGGCCGCGGTGTTCCTCGCGTTCCTGGCCGGCGAGACGATCGCCGACCAGCAGCAGTGGAACTTCCACCGCTGGAAGGCGGCCGAGCGCGCCGCCGGCCGCACACCCGAGCCGGGGTTCCTGCAGACCGGGCTGTTCCGGTACTCGCGGCACCCGAACTTCTTCTTCGAGCAGGCGCAGTGGTGGGTGTTCTACGGGTTCGCGATCGCGGCCACCGGCGTCTGGCTGCACTGGACGATCGCGGGCGCCGCGCTGCTCACGCTGCTGTTCATCGGGTCGACGCTGTTCACCGAGAGCATCTCGCGGTCGCGCCATCCCGGGTACGACGACTACCGCCGCCGCACGTCGATGCTCGTGCCGTGGTTCCCCGCACGCGAGCGCAGCGCGATCGAGACGCCGAGCTGA